In the genome of Lacerta agilis isolate rLacAgi1 chromosome 2, rLacAgi1.pri, whole genome shotgun sequence, one region contains:
- the USH1G gene encoding Usher syndrome type-1G protein, which translates to MNDHYHRAARDGYLDLLKEATKKDLNSLDEDGMTPTLWAAYHGNLDALRLIVSRGGDPDKCDIWGNTPLHLSAANGHLNCLSFLVSFGANIWCLDNDYHTPLDMAAMKGHMECVRYLDSIAAKQSSLNPKLVSKLKDKAFKDAEKRIKDCVKMQKKHHERMEKRYKKEMSDHSDTMSFSSYSSSTLSRRFQHMSMMTSLPYSQATIHGTAKGKTKIQKKLEKKKQVDGTFKIYEDGRKSVRSLSGLQLGNDVMFVKQGTYVSPKDWTRRNVRDMFMMDEDTVSRAISDPGLHMDSAHSEVSTDSGHDSLFNRPGLGTMVFRRNYVSSGLFGIGQDDPSMLGEDRMGVKLHNRLQRSPSLNDSIGSANSLQERNVEELPWDEVELGLDDDIEPETSPLETFLASLHMSEFISILKKEKIDLEALMLCSDNDLKSINIPLGPRKKMLDAVKRRRQTMENPDVIEDTEL; encoded by the exons ATGAACGACCACTACCACCGGGCAGCCAGGGATGGCTACCTTGACCTGCTGAAGGAAGCCACCAAGAAGGACCTCAACTCGCTCGATGAGGATGGCATGACCCCAACCCTATGGGCCGCCTACCATGGCAACTTGGATGCGTTAAGACTGATAGTTAGCAGAGG GGGTGACCCAGACAAATGTGATATCTGGGGGAACACGCCTCTTCATCTGTCAGCAGCCAATGGTCATCTCAATTGCCTCTCCTTCCTGGTGTCTTTTGGGGCCAACATTTGGTGTTTGGACAATGACTACCACACTCCGCTGGACATGGCAGCCATGAAGGGCCACATGGAGTGTGTGCGTTATTTGGACTCCATTGCTGCCAAGCAGAGTAGCCTCAACCCCAAGCTGGTGAGCAAGCTGAAGGACAAGGCCTTCAAGGATGCAGAGAAGCGGATTAAGGACTGTGTAAAGATGCAGAAGAAGCACCACGAGAGGATGGAGAAGCGGTACAAGAAGGAAATGTCTGACCACTCGGACACTATGAGTTTTTCCAGCTACTCCAGCAGCACTCTGAGCAGGAGGTTCCAGCACATGTCTATGATGACTTCCTTGCCATATTCTCAGGCCACCATACACGGCACAGCCAAGGGCAAGACCAAAATCCAGAAGAAGCTGGAGAAAAAGAAGCAAGTGGATGGCACCTTCAAAATCTACGAGGATGGGAGGAAAAGTGTGAGGTCCTTGTCTGGTTTGCAGCTGGGCAACGATGTCATGTTTGTGAAACAAGGCACCTATGTTAGCCCAAAGGACTGGACCCGGCGCAATGTTAGGGACATGTTTATGATGGATGAAGATACTGTCTCCCGTGCCATAAGTGACCCAGGTTTGCACATGGACTCGGCCCATTCTGAGGTCAGCACTGATTCTGGTCACGACTCCTTATTCAATCGACCTGGACTTGGCACAATGGTTTTCCGGAGGAACTATGTCAGTAGCGGACTGTTTGGGATTGGCCAGGATGACCCCAGCATGCTAGGGGAGGACAGGATGGGTGTTAAACTTCACAACCGCCTGCAGCGCTCGCCAAGTCTCAATGACAGCATCGGCAGTGCCAACAGCCTGCAGGAGAGGAATGTGGAGGAGCTGCCGTGGGATGAGGTGGAGCTGGGCCTGGATGATGATATTGAACCCGAGACGAGCCCCCTGGAGACCTTTCTGGCTTCCTTGCATATGTCCGAGTTCATTTCAATCCTCAAGAAGGAGAAGATTGACCTGGAAGCTCTTATGCTGTGTTCGGACAATGATCTGAAAAGCATCAACATTCCACTGGGGCCCCGGAAAAAGATGCTGGATGCTGTTAAGAGGAGGAGACAGACTATGGAGAACCCTGATGTCATAGAAGACACTGAGCT